From Sphingobacterium bambusae:
GCGGTAATCAATGAACGAGGAAAGGAGCTTTTTCTGGAAGGACATCGTTTCTATGATCTTGTGCGCCTAGCCAAAATAAAGGGCGTCTATCGCTTTGGCTCCGGTGGATCTGCGAAAATTTCAAGCAGTGAATTTCAACAGGGGAAATATTATTGGCCTATTGATCCGCTCTTGATCAGCAATAACCCCCTATTTGCACAAACCGCATACTGGTCTTCTGAAATGCAATAAACACGATTAGATTTTGTAGAATGAAAACATATATCAAACTTATTTTGTCGGCAGGGCTATTATCCTTGCTGCTGTTCCAGACCTCCTGCAGTAAGGAGGACTATTTGACGGATACGGGGTTGCATCAAGCGCAAACACCGCTCGATGCCTACGACTATTTAGCTGCGCATCCCTACCATTATTTTGATACGCTGCTGACGATCATCGATCATTACAACCTGAAAGAAGAAGTCAATTCCGCCGGTACTTTCTATGCACCAACTGATCGTTCGGTCAACCTGTTTATCCGGCAAAAACAAACAGCGCTGCGTTTGGAGGACGAGGATGCTGTTTATACCTTGGAGAGCCTTTTTGAGGATCTTCCGGCCGATTCGGTCAAACAATACCTTTTTAATGAAAAAATGACCTTAGATCAGCTATCAACAACGGAGACGACCTACAATACCTTGGGAACGACCGCTGTCAAGATACAAAAAGTGTTACAGACAGATGCAGCTTACTATACCTGGTCTACCACCCCCGTCTACTTCTTGTATTACATTAAGGATGTGGGTGCTGCTACACCCACACGGGTGCAATGTCAAACAACGGGCATATTGACCAAAAACGGGACGGGAACTATTTTACATGTGTTGGCAAACACGCATGTGTTTTCAAGCTTTACCAATTAATGTTTTAGATGATGAAGAAATTTTTAATCAAACCAGTACTATTCGTCGCTTTGCTGGGTGTACTGGTTGTTTACGCATGCAGCAAGCCCGAGATCGGCTACCTTAGTGAACACATCTTTTACTTGGCCAATCCATTCCGTGTGGAGCAGGGAAAGACAACCTATTCCTCGCCGATTGTCGGTAATGGATCCACGAATCCTTTATCCGTGAGCTTGCTGAAGGTGAAAGACAATAGCGGTAAGGACATCACCGAAGATTTTACGGCGCCCCGCATGATTTACACCTTCGTGGATCAGATAACGAGTGAGGATAATACCCTGGAGAAGCTCGGTCAAAAAATCAAAGATAGCTTGGTAACGCCCTTTCAGATCAATCCTTTAGGCGGACGCCTAGAGTTTTCTGCGGCCACTTCCTATTTACCGACAGGTACATTCAATATCGATGTGGAGGTAAGCAATAGTAAAGGTAAAAGAACCTTGAGCGATGCCTGTGCCATAGAACTGATCCCTTTAACGACCACCCATACGATTGCCTACAAAAGGGTGAACAACGATGATGTGTATTATACTGAAGATGCTAACATCTTCGTGGATGTAAAGCACGAGTCGGGCACAGAAGGTTCTTGGTGCATTTACAAATTTGTTGACAAAAATGGTGAAATCTTGAGCCCTGCAGATGGTGATATCGTCCGCCGATCAAATACCTTTCCTTATTTTACGGACTGGAATCCTTATTACCCGTTAACCGTTACCGATACAGCACTGGTTCATCAAATGCCCGACTATGGGATCACCTTCCCATATTTCTCGGTCCTTTCTGTGGGGGGCACCCGCTGGGAGGATGCCAATATGCGGAATGATTTTAAGATTCCTGCCGGACGCTTGAATGAAACTAGCAAGGACCTCAATGGCCTGATATCGTTTAAGTTTTATACCTCGGGTACTTTTACCATAACTACGCACTTACGCAGTTTCACCAAAGCGAATTAAAAGATCGAAGCGAGTTATGATGTTCATTTAAAAACAGAAATGATGAAAAACAAACTGATAAAAATAGCAATGCCGCTGCTCATGCTGCTAGGCGTGGGAATGACGGCATGTAATAAAGCACTCTTGGATCAGGCTGCAGCCCAGCAAATTCAACCTCTTCCTGGAGAAGAAACGCCAGCCGACAATGATACGCTTGCGATCTACGTACCGCAGGAGTTCGGCGATATGAACCTGTACAATAACGTCAGTACTTGGTCTTATAACCGTAGCCGCGAATCCACGCACTTTATTGTCTTTTGGGGAGCGGGATACGGTACAAACGACCCCAATGCAGCGGCGGTGCCCGAAGTGTACCGCGTGGATATCGACGACCTGCTTAGCAAGGCCGAGCAGTTTTATGCCGTCAATATCAATACGCTTAAGTTTGCCGAACGGGGCGTCGGCAAGTCCAACTTGGACAAATACAAAATGATGATATTTCTGCATTACACCACCGAATGGATGGCCTATGGCGGCGGCTATGACGATACCATAGGCGCACTGTGGATCAATCCGGCGACCTGTAAGCCCGTCGGTTCGACCATTGCCCACGAGATCGGGCATAGCTTTCAATATCAGGTATTTGCTGATTTGAAAGGTGGCGCCGGTTTTCGCTATGGATATGGTGGCGACGGAGGCAATGCATTCTGGGAACAAACAGCACAGTGGCAGGCGCACCAAACTTACCCAGCAGAGGCTTTTTCCACATACAATTTCACCGTTTATACGGAGAACTACCACCGCCATATTCATCATGAATGGCAGCGTTATGCCAGCTATTTTATCCATTGGTACTGGGCGGATAAGCATGGTATTGATATCGTTGGCAAAATTTGGCGACAAGCTGTGCAACCGGAGGACCCTATACAGGCCTACATGCGCATTACCGGCATTAATGTCAATCAATTTAATAATGAGATCTATGAGGCGGCCACTCGTTTTGTTACTTGGGATCTACCTACTACCAGAACTATCGGCGAAGCTTACATCGGGAAGCATACCAACAAATTCGCCTTGCAGCAAAATGGCAGCTACCGCGTCACCTACGATCGTTGTCCCGGTACAACAGGCTACAATGTAATTCCTTTAGAACTGCCCGCGGCAGGCACGCAGGTGACCACCACCTTCAAAGGTTTGGCCAATGCGGCGGGATTCAATACTGTAGATGCCAGTCGTGCGGGCTGGCGCTACGGATACGTTGCGCTGTTGAACAATGGCACCCGTGTGTATGGCGATCGTCATGAAGGGACAGAAAACAATGTTTCCTTTACTATTCCGGCCAACTGCAGTAAGCTGTGGTTTGTGGTAACGGGTGCACCGTCGGTGTATCAACCACATGCTTGGGACGAGGAGGAGAGCAATGACGAACAGTGGCCCTACGAAGTCAAATTCACCAATACCGGTATTCTAGGCTTTATCGATGCTGGGGCAGAACCCCGCAGTGTAACCTTGAATAAAGAAGTGAATTTCGCCTATAGCGCAACAGATTACTCTGGTGCTACCGTCGCTATCGATGCCGCACAATTGGCCGCTGCATTTGCTATACAGCCAACCGAAGTAGCTACTTTGCTTAGCAGCGGACAGATCAAATTCTACGCCGTAGAAGCAAATGGAACGCTCAATGCCACAACAACGGCCAATGGCTATGGACACTGGCTAGATGCCAATGGCAATGTAACCACTTGGGGAAATAATTCGGTTATGTTTTCCGAGTTCAATGCAAATGATCTCAGCTGCTTTATCGGACAATATCCAGGTGCCATGGTGAAAGGAAATCAATATACCATACGGCAGGCATTGGTCTATACCTATGCGACAGGCAAGACAGCACAGGCTACTTTTGTCTTCAAGGTGAATGTGCAATAGCGCATATTTAAAACATACTACATGAAACTAAAATATCGGGGGTCGCTGACGCAACCCCCGAATATTTATACCCTTGTTTATCAACAATCTCCTTGTCCGCCAATCGGCCGTCTCGTTCTGTTCGCTAGCTTGCTGGCCGTCGCTTGGTCAATATACGATTGTGCTTGGTTAAGATACTCTAAGCAATCGCCCTGCTGAATGGCTAATTTAGCAAGTCAATACTACCTACATATGATTTTACGATACATACTTTCCACTATTTATACCTGTTGTGCAAGCATCGCTGTGTTGGCGCAAACGTCGGTGTCTCATCTTTCTGCGAATGCGGGGAACCCTATTTTGCCGGGATACTTTGCCGATCCTACCATTAAAAAAATAGGGGATACCTATTACATGTATGCGACCACCGATGGCAATGGTGGCGGTTTTGGTCCATCGCAAGTGTGGACTTCTAAAGACTTCGTACATTGGACCATACAGCCCATGAACTGGCCAAATACCCACTGGTATTGGGCTCCTGATATGACCAAAGGCTACGATGGTCGTTATTACCTGTACTATAGTCAGCCGGTAGAGCTCTTTGGGGCGGTTTCCAACTCGCCCGTAGGACCTTGGACATCCTTGGTGGAAGGTGATAAGGCCTTTGTGCCCAATTACATGATTCCTGGAGTCATCACGCTGGATGGGCAAACATTCACCGATGACGATGGCAAGATCTATATGTTTTGGGGAACATGGGGCATCTATTCCGATCATGGCTGTGCCGTAGGATTGATGAATGCAGATATGAAGTCCTTCGAACGCGTTGAGCTCATCCCAAACACGATCGCCAAAGATTACTTCGAAGCACCCATCATGTTTAAGCGTAACGGCATCTATTACCTGCTCTATTCGTCGGGTCATTGCGAAGATCACACTTATCGGGTGCAGTATGTAAAGAGTACAGTAGGGCCGTTTGGCCCTTACGAGTATCCCGCTGAAAATCCCATTTTGGTCACCAATACGGATGGTAGCATCCACGGGCCGGGACACAACGGTATACTGGAAGAAAACGGTAAGTACTATATCGTTTACCATAGACACAATAATCCACATTCGGGAGGCGGTTTTCACCGGCAGGTGGCCGTCGATGAATTGTTTTTTGACGGTAAGGGCAACATCAAAAACGTAGTGCCTACGCATGAGGGGGTAGGGCTGTTGGCAAAGAATACACGTCCTTTTCAAGATATCGCCTTTGGAAAAGCGGTGACGGCCTCGTCGTCTTACAGTGACGATTTCCAAGCGGCCTACGCGTTGGACAACAACAACGGCACCCTATGGCGGGCGGAAAACAACAGCGGATCAGCTTGGCTACAGGTTGATCTCGGTAAGGTAGAAACAATCAAGACGGTATTGTTGGAAATGGAGTATCCAACCTATGCCTACCAATACCGCATTGAAGTGTCCAACGACGGTAAAAAATGGGCAACCTTTAGTGATAACAGCAAAAATGATAAATGGGCCAGCCCGATCATCGCGAAAGCCAATGCCAAGGGACGTTTCGTGCGTGTTACAATTGATAATACGCAGATAGTGGGGCTACCTCGTGGTATCTGGAATATCAAGGTGTATAAAAACCAGCTTGCTGAAGAAACCATATGGTCGGACGCGCAAAACATGCCACAAGCAACTGAAGCGCGCGGAACGAATTTGGTTCAGCTGCAGGCATCAGTCTATCAAGAAGGAGACGAAGTTACTTCGATCGCGAACAAAGGTGCCCTCACGGGGGAATGGAAAGCCTCGTCGCCTGTCCCGATCAAAAGTTACCAAGGAAAGCCTGCATTTTACCTCGACGGATCCAACAGCTTGTCCAGCGAGTTTACCATCCCTGAATCTCTCGATGGCAATGCCTCTTTTACCTTTAGTGCTTGGGTGAACAACCCAAAAGTAGCACGGATAGAGCCTTTATTCAGCTGGTCTAGACCGGGGCATGATCTGACCTTGGCTACGGTGGGCTATGGTAGCGATCCGGCTAGAGGAGCGATACAGCATGGTGGATGGGCAGATATGTCTTTTCAAAAGACACCAACGGAAAATACTTGGCACCACCTTGTGGTGAGCTTCGACGGCTATATGGAGCGTATTTATGTAGACGGTAAGCTCGTGAAGGAACAAAATAAGATGTTGTTTGTTCGGCGTGCCGAACGGTTCAGCATTGGCGGATCCGGCGAAGATTTTTTCAGTGGCTATCTCGCCGATGTGCAGCTGTCGGACCTCGCTTGGTCGGCGGATAAAGTTCGGGAAGTTTTTGAGCAAGAGGAAGCCGCGAGTAGCATATTCGCGCTGGAAACAGCCGATGCGGCTTTTGGTACGCAGGAACGTCTCGCATTTTTTGCGGCTGGCGAACCTGCAGAAGGCCATGCTGGCTTGGACAACGGTCGTATCGAGGTTGTGAAAGGTCGCGTGGCGCTGCGAAGTGACGCGCTACAGCTACCCAAACTTACGCAACTATTGCGTGCCAATGCGTACCTGCTGGAGTTGGATATTTTTATGGATGGGGCATGGAAGCAGGTGTTGCTATCTAAATCGGGAGACCAATCTCATGGCTATGAAAACGGCGCGGAAAAGACGGGAGCAAGTCTACGGGACTATCTTCAGGTCAGCGGCGATCAGCTGTCCTTAAAGCAGGGCGCAGCGCTCCATGCTTTGCGCGTCTATGCCGATGCCGCGGATGCGAATCGTGTGGCCTCGATGTATGCCGGATGGAAGCGAAAAAGTGATGGACGTTTTGTGCGTCAATCCCTTGAAACGGATACGCAACCCTATCTGATAAACGACGAGCAGTTGTTTGTCGCGATGAAACCATTGAATAAGCTTGTAAGCTATGCCTTTGATTATGCAGGTCAAGGTTCGGGATGGCAGCAGGAGCCCTTTTATCTTTTCACAAAAGCCGCTGGTAATGATCTGATCGAAGTTCGGGCAAAAGATATTTACGGGAACGTCGGTAAAGCTGTTCAGCTAAAGCCTTCTTCCGCTGTAGTACGCGATATCTTGCAAGGCAAAACCAAGGCTGCCGGAAACCAAGATAACGCATTAGGCTTTTGGGATGCCCTTGCACAACCTGCCGATCGCGACAGTACGGCGCTAACTGTATCTGAAAAAGATGGACTGTGGCGTTTGTCTTCTAAAGATACCAAATGGGGCGTTGAAGGATGGAATGGGCCGTTTTTGTATAAAGAGCTAACGGGCGACTTTACGGTGGAGGTACAGCTGCATGATGTCGCGGGCTTAGCCAGCGGTACACGCACGTCCAGTGAAGGAGGATTGATGATTCAAGATGCCGGTCATCGTGGAGCCTACCTCAACAATACGATTTTGACGGGCTGGAACCTTGGTAATCTGGTACGTAATATCGGTGATCGCCGACATCAAGAGCTTAACACCGGAACGGGGATGGCCTTCGATCCGTTTTTACAGATTCAAAAGATCGGCGCCAATTTCTACTTGCGGAGCTCCAAAGACGGCAAGCGTTGGACAAATTTGCCCAGCAGCCCATTCTTGCGTCCGGATCTTAACGGTAAATCTTTGCGCGTGGGCATTTATCAGGTAGCGAATAATAACCAAGTAGGATTTGCGGAATTTAAGGGGATAAGGGTTTGGGAAACTATTCGTTAATACCCTTTTTTACTGAATATTATTAACATAGTAATTGAAATAAGTGTCGCTTGGGTAATATCGGGGTTGAATTGGTGAAATTCTGCGTGTGCAAGCTGTTCTTGTCTTATTAGTTTTGTTTTTAAGCCTTTTTATGTTGGCGCAAGTCAAGAGCACTCTTTCTGATGCGCTAATAATGGGGTTTTATACTAATCAAAACGTAATAAATCAAGATGAAGAAATTGAAATTTATTTTGCTATGTAAAATGTTCATACTTTTTACAGGCTTTTCGTTTGCGCAACAACGATCTTTGAGCGGAACGGTCAAGGATGCGAAAGGGCAACCGGTTGTCGGTGCGACCATCAAAGTGATGGGTACCGATAATACCGGTTCCACCGACGAGAAAGGAACCTTCACGCTACTGATAGCTGAAGGTGAAGTTAACCTTCGTGTTTCCGCTATCGGGTTTACCAGCAAGGAAGTTTCGGTACTTAATGCACAGTCGGTAGACGTGCTGCTAGATGGCGAGGCGCATCAGTTGGAGGAAGTCGTTATACAGACCGCATACGGAACCAGTAAGAAAACCTCCTTCACCGGTTCGGCGACGACCATTAGTGCCAAGCAGCTCGAAAATGTGAACACATCCAACGTGGCGCAAGGTTTGCAAGGTCTTTCCGCCGGTGTACAGGTAACAAACACTTCCGGTCGTCCCGGCGCAGATCCGCAGATTTCTATTCGTGGTTTGGGCTCCCTATCCGCGGAAACGTCGCCCTTGTATGTTGTCGATGGAGTGCCATCTGACGTGAGCTTGAACTCCTATTCTCCTTCTGATATCGCGTCGATCACGGTCTTGAAGGATGCCGCAGCGACGTCTTTGTACGGATCGCGTGCAGCCAATGGTGTAGTGCTCATCACTACGAAGCGTGGCGCTAGCGGAAGTCCGCGTGTCAATGCACGTGGCGGCTGGTCTACCAGCGACTTTGCCGTGAAGTTCCCTGAGAAGGTTTCTGTTGGAAAGCAATGGGAGCTTGCTTGGGAAGGATTGTATAACGATGCAGTAGATTTCGATCAAATGACAGATCAAGCAGCACGCGAGTATGCAACAAATCGCCTGCCTTCAGTCTTCTGGAACAGAACACCGTTGACCTTAAGTAACGGCACAACACGTGACTACCGTTCGGGCTGGAACATGGACTACCCGGTAGGACTGGATGGTAAACTAAAGCCAGAAGCGCAGAGGTTATGGAACGAAGATATTTTTGAACAAGCCTTTGACTATCGCTTAAAGCAAGATTACGGCGTTGATTTTAGTGGTACCCTAGGCGAGAACAACAGCTACTTCACATCATTCTCCTACCTCGGCGACAAAGGCGTGCACGTAAGCGATAATTTCAAACGTTTCACGGGACGTATGGCCCTCAACTCGAAAATGAACGATTGGCTTACGGTAAGCAATTCCATTATGTATATGAATAGTGGCGATCAGAATGGTGGATTCGATGCACGCGTTTTCCGTACCATGCCCAATGAATATTCGGCTTACCTATGGGATTATGAAACCAACAGCTACTCCATAAGTCCTTTTACCGGTAAACCGCACTTAGAGGAGGGCGTCACAACAGGCCGTGCATGGTGGCCTCGATGGAACGCTTTCGGTGCTTTGACCGAAGACAAAAATAGCCAAACGGATAACCTACAGACCGTTTCATCCTTTAACTTTCAATTATTGCCCGGACTTTCTTTGAAGACTACCTATTCTTTTCAATTGGTCAATAACTTCTATCATATGTGGAAGAGCCCGGAGCGGGAGAACCAACTGATGCCTTCCGAAGGATACGTGCAGCGCGATGCCTACCGCAACTTTTACCACACCTTCAACAATGTGTTGACCTTTGACCGTACCTTTGCAGATAAACACCATATCAATGTGCTGGCCGGTCAGGAAATCTACTCCAGAACACTAACGGGATCAGGAACAACGCGTGCTGGACTTGCATTACCGTACTTCACCGAGATTCCGCTAGCATCGAACGATCCGACCTCTACATCCAGCTTCATCGGTTACAGCTTGGCCAGTTTCTTTGCCAAAGCAGAGTATGATTACCAACAGAAGTATTTTATTTCAGCCAGTGCACGGACAGACGGATCATCGCGCTTCCATAAAGATCACCGCTGGGGACGTTTTTTCTCGCTGGGTGGCGCTTGGCGCATGTCCGAAGAGTCCTTTATGGAAAACACAAAAGGCTGGTTGCAGGACTTAAAGCTAAAGGCTAGTTATGGCGAGGTGGGGAACGATCGGGTGAATAGTTATTTTGCCGATCGCGCTTTATATGGGCCAACAAGTTACGCCGGGAATGCTGCCGTTACGCTATCGCAAGTTGCCAATCCCACAATTAAATGGGAAACCAATATTCAGAGTAATATAGGCGTGGAGTTTATGCTTTTCAATAATCTCTCGGGAAGTGTAGAGTATTTTTCCAGAAAATCTAAAGACCTACTCTTGGGCAGGCCGCTGGCACCATCCTTGGGAATGGATGCTATCCTAGAAAATATTGGTGACGTGGAAAACAAGGGCTACGAAATCGACCTGAGTTATTCACCGATACGATCTGATAGGTTTGAATGGCGGGTTGGGCTCAATGCAACAGGCTATAAAAATGTGATTACCAATCTACCTAGTGAAGAGGAACAATTTAATTTTAGCGTTACGACATTTAAATGGAAAGAAGGTGGATCGCGTTACGATATTTACGCACCTTCTTACGCAGGTGTCAATCCGGCTAACGGGCATAACCAATGGTGGAAGTATGATTTCGATGAAAGCGGTGCGATTACTGGGCGCACAGTCACCGAGAATTATAATGAAGTGAATGTTGATCGGCAGCGAATCCACCAAGGGTCGGTCTTGCCTGATGTTTTTGGGGCGCTGACAAACAATTTACGGTTTCGTAATTTCGATCTATCCTTTATGCTCTACTATAGCTTTGGTGGAAAGATGTATGATTACAACTATTCCGAGAGCAACGTGTTGCGGGAGAATTTCGCGGCTTACGATAACTTGGATAACCGCTGGCAGCAGGAAGGTGATGTTACCGATATTGCCAAGATCTATACCTACCGAACTTTTGACGCATTTTCCAATGCGCGATACAGCGATCAATATTTGTTCAACAATGATTTCGTGCGTTTGAAGAATGTGATGTTCGGCTATACGCTTCCAAGTGCGCTTACAAACAAGTGGGGGCTTGCTTCGATGCGTTTG
This genomic window contains:
- a CDS encoding family 43 glycosylhydrolase, with the protein product MILRYILSTIYTCCASIAVLAQTSVSHLSANAGNPILPGYFADPTIKKIGDTYYMYATTDGNGGGFGPSQVWTSKDFVHWTIQPMNWPNTHWYWAPDMTKGYDGRYYLYYSQPVELFGAVSNSPVGPWTSLVEGDKAFVPNYMIPGVITLDGQTFTDDDGKIYMFWGTWGIYSDHGCAVGLMNADMKSFERVELIPNTIAKDYFEAPIMFKRNGIYYLLYSSGHCEDHTYRVQYVKSTVGPFGPYEYPAENPILVTNTDGSIHGPGHNGILEENGKYYIVYHRHNNPHSGGGFHRQVAVDELFFDGKGNIKNVVPTHEGVGLLAKNTRPFQDIAFGKAVTASSSYSDDFQAAYALDNNNGTLWRAENNSGSAWLQVDLGKVETIKTVLLEMEYPTYAYQYRIEVSNDGKKWATFSDNSKNDKWASPIIAKANAKGRFVRVTIDNTQIVGLPRGIWNIKVYKNQLAEETIWSDAQNMPQATEARGTNLVQLQASVYQEGDEVTSIANKGALTGEWKASSPVPIKSYQGKPAFYLDGSNSLSSEFTIPESLDGNASFTFSAWVNNPKVARIEPLFSWSRPGHDLTLATVGYGSDPARGAIQHGGWADMSFQKTPTENTWHHLVVSFDGYMERIYVDGKLVKEQNKMLFVRRAERFSIGGSGEDFFSGYLADVQLSDLAWSADKVREVFEQEEAASSIFALETADAAFGTQERLAFFAAGEPAEGHAGLDNGRIEVVKGRVALRSDALQLPKLTQLLRANAYLLELDIFMDGAWKQVLLSKSGDQSHGYENGAEKTGASLRDYLQVSGDQLSLKQGAALHALRVYADAADANRVASMYAGWKRKSDGRFVRQSLETDTQPYLINDEQLFVAMKPLNKLVSYAFDYAGQGSGWQQEPFYLFTKAAGNDLIEVRAKDIYGNVGKAVQLKPSSAVVRDILQGKTKAAGNQDNALGFWDALAQPADRDSTALTVSEKDGLWRLSSKDTKWGVEGWNGPFLYKELTGDFTVEVQLHDVAGLASGTRTSSEGGLMIQDAGHRGAYLNNTILTGWNLGNLVRNIGDRRHQELNTGTGMAFDPFLQIQKIGANFYLRSSKDGKRWTNLPSSPFLRPDLNGKSLRVGIYQVANNNQVGFAEFKGIRVWETIR
- a CDS encoding SusC/RagA family TonB-linked outer membrane protein, with protein sequence MKKLKFILLCKMFILFTGFSFAQQRSLSGTVKDAKGQPVVGATIKVMGTDNTGSTDEKGTFTLLIAEGEVNLRVSAIGFTSKEVSVLNAQSVDVLLDGEAHQLEEVVIQTAYGTSKKTSFTGSATTISAKQLENVNTSNVAQGLQGLSAGVQVTNTSGRPGADPQISIRGLGSLSAETSPLYVVDGVPSDVSLNSYSPSDIASITVLKDAAATSLYGSRAANGVVLITTKRGASGSPRVNARGGWSTSDFAVKFPEKVSVGKQWELAWEGLYNDAVDFDQMTDQAAREYATNRLPSVFWNRTPLTLSNGTTRDYRSGWNMDYPVGLDGKLKPEAQRLWNEDIFEQAFDYRLKQDYGVDFSGTLGENNSYFTSFSYLGDKGVHVSDNFKRFTGRMALNSKMNDWLTVSNSIMYMNSGDQNGGFDARVFRTMPNEYSAYLWDYETNSYSISPFTGKPHLEEGVTTGRAWWPRWNAFGALTEDKNSQTDNLQTVSSFNFQLLPGLSLKTTYSFQLVNNFYHMWKSPERENQLMPSEGYVQRDAYRNFYHTFNNVLTFDRTFADKHHINVLAGQEIYSRTLTGSGTTRAGLALPYFTEIPLASNDPTSTSSFIGYSLASFFAKAEYDYQQKYFISASARTDGSSRFHKDHRWGRFFSLGGAWRMSEESFMENTKGWLQDLKLKASYGEVGNDRVNSYFADRALYGPTSYAGNAAVTLSQVANPTIKWETNIQSNIGVEFMLFNNLSGSVEYFSRKSKDLLLGRPLAPSLGMDAILENIGDVENKGYEIDLSYSPIRSDRFEWRVGLNATGYKNVITNLPSEEEQFNFSVTTFKWKEGGSRYDIYAPSYAGVNPANGHNQWWKYDFDESGAITGRTVTENYNEVNVDRQRIHQGSVLPDVFGALTNNLRFRNFDLSFMLYYSFGGKMYDYNYSESNVLRENFAAYDNLDNRWQQEGDVTDIAKIYTYRTFDAFSNARYSDQYLFNNDFVRLKNVMFGYTLPSALTNKWGLASMRLHFRGDNLLTFGNAKRRGTDPENFGNNADYGVTMGVVDATSGVPALRSYTLGVNISF
- a CDS encoding DUF4859 domain-containing protein; amino-acid sequence: MMKNKLIKIAMPLLMLLGVGMTACNKALLDQAAAQQIQPLPGEETPADNDTLAIYVPQEFGDMNLYNNVSTWSYNRSRESTHFIVFWGAGYGTNDPNAAAVPEVYRVDIDDLLSKAEQFYAVNINTLKFAERGVGKSNLDKYKMMIFLHYTTEWMAYGGGYDDTIGALWINPATCKPVGSTIAHEIGHSFQYQVFADLKGGAGFRYGYGGDGGNAFWEQTAQWQAHQTYPAEAFSTYNFTVYTENYHRHIHHEWQRYASYFIHWYWADKHGIDIVGKIWRQAVQPEDPIQAYMRITGINVNQFNNEIYEAATRFVTWDLPTTRTIGEAYIGKHTNKFALQQNGSYRVTYDRCPGTTGYNVIPLELPAAGTQVTTTFKGLANAAGFNTVDASRAGWRYGYVALLNNGTRVYGDRHEGTENNVSFTIPANCSKLWFVVTGAPSVYQPHAWDEEESNDEQWPYEVKFTNTGILGFIDAGAEPRSVTLNKEVNFAYSATDYSGATVAIDAAQLAAAFAIQPTEVATLLSSGQIKFYAVEANGTLNATTTANGYGHWLDANGNVTTWGNNSVMFSEFNANDLSCFIGQYPGAMVKGNQYTIRQALVYTYATGKTAQATFVFKVNVQ